A genomic segment from Streptomyces sp. NBC_01233 encodes:
- a CDS encoding PadR family transcriptional regulator, translating into MSDRAMQEPTLLLLTALADEPRHGYAIAREVELVSGGRVKMRTGTLYGALERLLGQGLIEVHEEQIVDSRLRRTYGLTAAGRESLAAEAQRIAATAREATRRLRVSGGTATA; encoded by the coding sequence ATGAGTGATCGTGCGATGCAGGAACCGACCCTCCTCCTCCTGACCGCGCTCGCCGACGAGCCCCGCCACGGGTACGCGATCGCGCGCGAGGTGGAGTTGGTCTCGGGCGGCCGCGTCAAGATGCGGACGGGCACTCTGTACGGGGCCCTGGAGCGGCTCCTCGGCCAAGGACTGATCGAGGTCCACGAGGAGCAGATCGTCGACAGCCGGCTCCGGCGCACCTACGGCCTCACCGCCGCCGGACGGGAGAGCCTGGCCGCGGAGGCGCAGCGGATCGCCGCCACCGCGCGCGAGGCCACCCGCCGCCTGAGGGTCTCCGGCGGGACGGCCACGGCGTGA
- a CDS encoding class I SAM-dependent methyltransferase — MATRKNLTANRESLVHKVRYAASRPNRIAPYLKRAARDRWLAFKHPDHVSYYRAVMASDTRRNPEAAVGSQTHERWLALGRMQFDYLLGHGLKPGSRMLDIGCGNLRAGWRFIDYLDEGHYYGIDISPDILIAAKGTLTERGLQAKLPHLTITKNLTLDFLPEGHFDVVHAHSVFSHSPIDVIDECLAHVGRVLAPGGHFDFTFDRTTGAEHQVLREDFYYRTQTLVDLAARHGLAARFMEDWEELGHGQSKIRVSVSGCDA; from the coding sequence ATGGCCACCAGGAAGAACCTCACCGCCAACCGGGAATCCCTCGTCCACAAGGTTCGCTACGCCGCGAGCCGCCCGAACCGCATCGCGCCGTACCTGAAGCGGGCCGCCCGTGATCGGTGGCTGGCCTTCAAGCACCCCGACCACGTGAGCTACTACCGGGCCGTCATGGCCTCGGACACGCGCCGCAACCCGGAGGCGGCCGTCGGCAGTCAGACCCACGAACGCTGGCTCGCACTGGGGCGGATGCAGTTCGACTACCTGCTCGGGCACGGCCTGAAGCCCGGATCGCGCATGCTGGACATCGGCTGCGGAAACCTCCGCGCCGGCTGGCGCTTCATCGACTACCTCGACGAGGGCCACTACTACGGCATCGACATCTCGCCGGACATCCTCATCGCGGCGAAGGGCACCCTGACGGAGCGCGGGCTGCAGGCCAAGCTCCCGCACCTGACGATCACCAAGAACCTGACCCTGGACTTCCTCCCCGAGGGGCACTTCGACGTCGTCCACGCCCACAGCGTGTTCTCGCACTCACCCATCGACGTCATCGACGAGTGCCTCGCCCATGTGGGCCGCGTCCTGGCGCCCGGGGGTCACTTCGACTTCACCTTCGACCGCACCACCGGCGCCGAACACCAGGTGCTGCGCGAGGACTTCTACTACCGGACCCAGACCCTCGTCGACCTCGCCGCCCGGCACGGGCTGGCGGCACGCTTCATGGAGGACTGGGAGGAACTCGGCCACGGTCAGTCCAAGATCCGCGTCAGCGTGAGCGGCTGCGACGCCTGA
- a CDS encoding DUF6841 family protein: MPHRDLSAVEADVRSWFDQYVSTFIGLAAAGRTDPAPLLDYFAVPITMTTDAAHMVLTSTDALTAGLANELQALRDAGYGGSTALDHQVRALNERSALVEVTWARNDTGGREFQRVRVLYLAARTVAGWRTTASAILSP, translated from the coding sequence ATGCCGCACAGGGATCTCTCCGCAGTCGAAGCGGACGTCAGAAGCTGGTTCGACCAGTACGTGAGCACCTTCATCGGCCTGGCCGCCGCCGGCCGCACCGACCCGGCGCCCCTGCTCGACTACTTCGCCGTACCGATCACCATGACCACCGACGCCGCCCACATGGTGCTCACCTCCACGGACGCGCTCACGGCCGGACTCGCCAACGAGCTGCAGGCTCTGCGGGACGCCGGCTACGGAGGCAGTACGGCGCTCGACCACCAGGTCCGCGCACTGAACGAGCGGTCGGCCCTCGTCGAGGTGACCTGGGCGCGCAACGACACCGGCGGACGCGAGTTCCAGCGCGTACGCGTGCTGTACCTCGCGGCCAGGACGGTCGCCGGGTGGCGGACCACGGCCTCGGCGATCCTGTCGCCCTGA
- a CDS encoding dienelactone hydrolase family protein — protein MPDHDLNGFTQTTFTHDGATRSVLCKGTGPAVIIMAEIPGITPKVIEFAEHVAAIGCTAVLPVLFGAPGREANPGAVGWASTGRAMASSLWQVCVSREFTLLATGRSSRVVRWLRALAAAEHERCGGPGVGAVGMCLTGGFALAMATDERLVAPVLSQPSLPLACTSSRAGAIDISPEELAVVRGRCERDGLQVLGLRFRGDRLVPGDRFAYLRRELGDAFLAVELEDSAASTASALPPHSVLTEHLVDEPGQPTRQALDTVLDLFRTRLLDGQPAPTA, from the coding sequence GTGCCGGACCACGACCTGAACGGCTTCACGCAGACCACGTTCACCCATGACGGCGCCACCCGCTCTGTGCTGTGCAAGGGCACGGGCCCTGCTGTGATCATCATGGCGGAGATCCCGGGCATCACCCCCAAGGTCATCGAGTTCGCCGAACACGTGGCGGCGATCGGCTGCACCGCCGTACTCCCCGTGCTCTTCGGAGCGCCCGGCCGCGAGGCGAATCCCGGTGCCGTCGGATGGGCGAGTACCGGCCGTGCCATGGCGTCGTCCCTGTGGCAGGTGTGCGTGAGCCGTGAGTTCACCCTGCTGGCCACGGGGCGCAGTTCGCGCGTCGTACGGTGGCTGCGCGCCCTGGCCGCCGCCGAGCACGAGCGCTGCGGCGGCCCGGGGGTCGGCGCCGTCGGCATGTGCCTGACCGGCGGGTTCGCCCTGGCCATGGCCACCGACGAACGACTCGTCGCACCGGTGCTGTCCCAGCCGTCGCTCCCGCTGGCGTGTACCTCGAGCCGTGCCGGCGCCATCGACATCAGCCCCGAGGAGCTCGCGGTCGTCCGCGGACGCTGCGAGCGCGACGGGCTCCAGGTGCTGGGTCTGCGGTTCCGGGGCGATCGGCTGGTCCCCGGCGACCGGTTCGCGTACCTGCGGCGCGAGCTCGGTGACGCTTTCCTCGCCGTCGAGCTCGAAGACAGCGCGGCGAGCACGGCGAGCGCCCTCCCGCCGCACTCCGTCCTGACGGAACATCTCGTCGACGAGCCCGGACAGCCCACGCGGCAGGCGCTCGACACCGTCCTCGATCTGTTCCGCACCCGGCTGCTCGACGGGCAGCCGGCCCCGACGGCATGA
- a CDS encoding CocE/NonD family hydrolase — MSHPQDDNTISAVTPAQLSRIAEQGIYSSATAIDPAAVNVAEALVATLNGSAEKAVLTPDLQKLTEQVRQRATIGFPRITADDGVKLSAHTIKLNTSEPRPVVIVPAGWTPFGWVLFEYTYLQLALRGYHVLAYTPRGIGLTVPVAGGGYVDAPFTSGGTIDVAGLKDRCDGSTVIDYAQEHFNPSKIAFLGESYGSGISQLVAANDPADRVDAVVALSTWGDLADSLYHNETRHLAAVQALIAFTGGPVERKFDEATRQLLEDFQAGRNLDAVVAWGKERSPSSYVSRTNARDIPTFFSNTWHETLFPVNQAIAHFDRLTVPKRLNLWIGDHAAPEGAGLTIPFSGPNVPVEEALAWLDHHVLGADNGVAQWPAVNSQIMFTYQTRTDPETGQNVITEPAVRETRPSWADVTTSTERWHLTASSADRRDGGLATTPETGWKREFTAGELTEATAVDAVITTGQAEWKGNPKTYPTDTFDRQQLAVWTSGPLQAARRIRGVPELTLTVRSSAAATTLVAYLFDVSPDGTARIITHEPLTLAELSTGEDRSATWQLQAAGYDLAPNHRLMLVVNSKDKLYSDAHTGSSITTITSTDDTAAHLVLPLG; from the coding sequence GTGAGCCACCCGCAGGACGACAACACGATCAGCGCGGTCACGCCGGCACAGTTGAGCCGGATCGCCGAGCAGGGCATCTACAGCTCGGCCACTGCCATCGACCCGGCCGCCGTCAACGTCGCCGAGGCGCTGGTCGCCACGCTGAACGGCTCGGCAGAGAAGGCGGTGCTCACCCCTGACCTCCAGAAGCTGACGGAGCAGGTGCGGCAGAGGGCGACCATCGGCTTCCCCCGCATCACCGCCGACGACGGGGTGAAGCTCTCGGCGCACACGATCAAGCTCAACACCTCGGAGCCCCGACCCGTGGTGATCGTGCCGGCCGGCTGGACTCCCTTCGGCTGGGTCTTGTTCGAGTACACGTATCTTCAGCTGGCGCTGCGCGGCTACCACGTGCTGGCCTACACCCCTCGCGGCATCGGTCTCACGGTGCCCGTCGCCGGCGGTGGGTACGTCGACGCCCCGTTCACCTCCGGGGGCACGATCGACGTGGCAGGTCTCAAGGACCGGTGCGACGGCTCCACCGTCATCGACTACGCCCAGGAGCACTTCAACCCGAGCAAGATCGCGTTCCTCGGCGAGTCCTACGGGTCGGGCATCAGCCAGCTGGTCGCGGCGAACGACCCGGCGGACCGCGTGGACGCGGTCGTGGCCCTGAGCACGTGGGGCGACCTGGCCGACAGCCTCTACCACAACGAGACCCGGCATCTGGCGGCGGTGCAGGCCCTGATCGCCTTCACCGGCGGCCCGGTCGAGCGGAAGTTCGACGAGGCCACCCGGCAGCTTCTGGAGGACTTCCAGGCCGGCCGGAACCTCGATGCCGTGGTGGCGTGGGGCAAGGAGCGGTCGCCCTCGTCGTACGTCAGCCGGACCAACGCCCGCGACATTCCCACGTTCTTCTCGAACACCTGGCACGAGACGCTGTTCCCGGTCAACCAGGCCATCGCGCACTTCGACCGGCTGACCGTGCCCAAGCGGCTCAACCTCTGGATCGGCGACCACGCCGCACCCGAGGGCGCCGGCCTCACCATCCCCTTCAGCGGGCCGAACGTGCCCGTCGAGGAAGCGCTCGCCTGGCTCGACCACCACGTGCTCGGGGCCGACAACGGCGTTGCCCAATGGCCTGCGGTCAACAGCCAGATCATGTTCACGTACCAGACCCGGACCGACCCGGAGACCGGGCAGAACGTCATCACCGAACCGGCCGTCCGCGAGACCAGGCCGTCCTGGGCGGACGTCACCACCTCCACCGAACGCTGGCACCTCACCGCCTCCTCGGCGGACCGGCGTGACGGCGGCCTCGCCACCACACCGGAAACGGGCTGGAAGCGCGAGTTCACCGCCGGAGAGCTCACCGAAGCCACCGCGGTGGACGCCGTCATCACGACGGGCCAGGCGGAGTGGAAGGGCAACCCGAAGACCTACCCCACCGACACGTTCGACCGCCAGCAGCTCGCCGTGTGGACCAGCGGCCCGCTCCAGGCGGCCCGCCGCATCCGCGGCGTCCCCGAGCTCACGCTGACCGTCCGAAGCTCCGCCGCCGCCACGACCCTGGTGGCCTACCTGTTCGACGTCAGCCCTGACGGCACGGCCCGCATCATCACGCACGAACCCCTCACCCTGGCGGAGTTGTCCACGGGCGAGGACCGCAGCGCCACCTGGCAGCTCCAGGCCGCCGGCTACGACCTCGCCCCGAACCACCGGCTCATGCTGGTCGTGAACAGCAAGGACAAGCTCTACTCCGACGCGCACACCGGCAGCAGCATCACCACGATCACTTCCACCGACGACACCGCCGCTCACCTGGTACTGCCCCTCGGCTGA
- a CDS encoding VOC family protein yields MASRRPSAGAPGRRGAERHVRRSGVAGTVEIPVRYHHAVIPHIMVDDAAAAIDFYQRAFGAREDFRIDAPGGGVLHAEITIGWSVLMLGDASVEEAEAGSFAAPAALGGGTSVTLHLFVSDVDSLAERAEAAGAEILQPPTNMFHGDRTVILKDPSGHIWVFLTHIEDVSDEELRRRLAAAE; encoded by the coding sequence ATGGCCTCTCGCCGGCCGTCCGCCGGGGCGCCGGGGCGCCGGGGCGCTGAACGGCACGTCCGCAGGAGCGGAGTCGCCGGCACCGTCGAGATCCCCGTCCGCTACCACCACGCGGTGATCCCGCACATCATGGTCGACGACGCCGCCGCGGCGATCGACTTCTACCAGCGCGCCTTCGGCGCCCGCGAGGACTTCAGGATCGACGCTCCGGGCGGCGGCGTCCTGCACGCCGAGATCACCATAGGGTGGTCGGTCCTGATGCTCGGCGACGCGAGCGTGGAGGAGGCGGAGGCCGGCTCCTTCGCCGCGCCGGCCGCGCTCGGCGGTGGCACCTCCGTCACCCTGCACCTCTTCGTGTCGGACGTCGACAGCCTGGCGGAGCGTGCGGAGGCAGCCGGCGCGGAGATCCTCCAGCCGCCGACGAACATGTTCCACGGCGACCGCACCGTCATCCTCAAGGACCCATCCGGTCACATATGGGTCTTCCTCACCCACATCGAAGACGTCTCGGACGAGGAACTCCGCCGTCGCCTGGCGGCGGCCGAGTGA
- a CDS encoding helix-turn-helix transcriptional regulator, with product MGTGRRGRPQRPLDTTVPALAELARELRELRAAAGLTLDNLYAVTHWSKGALSAATTGRDLPRWELVEAWVTACDPEANLDLWQARHRRARAQYERTRLVLPAGRPPAGRTAPGPRVPDSPAGPRPSSLERDAWRTLAPDRRPWGVAAHPAPIPLRFTTVGPDFTDTGSDAADLTGHYDQIGEIFALTGSRRLLVLGDRGSGKTQLARHLGTRLLTADGGGGSVPVVPVLVSLRGWRPERGPDSLLAWIADALTGCTTEDVRTLLGRHRLLPILDDFDSLTLRQRGRALYTFNQLPQQAPFVLVSGWAEFTRTVEQTDTVIAGSAGVRLLPVGVGDLDGWIQRSSRSRTKEQDWAPVLAALADRPDLPAATVLADPTLAGAARLLYTDGRAVPAELVEEGATAEALEMRLVQHLFGSFPPYRQHGGIGGHQLQEQHRHQALHLLARREQEEEGPVGDLRVLYRGRRPSRRRAGVQAALLCLLSWVFLSFVQVGDSASTYTAAGSSSPVESAMLIPGAVIGAGWYVYLRHRLDCRAGRTDPLCRVRSWLLRSIPAGVALILATAVGPGADAERLSLVVAAALLAGAVWLAEQASRRPAPHWFLTELAVVPVLLFAVLPGDTITALPVLLPVLLGVTVTGHWLRAVLTSRFALWGLYPGVLLGLLADATDPDVLRAGRDGWSFTHPAVARWYRKAAVASPDAENTAEPVPVRRGGWPGQPGPVPSGPVPPSGPVPSGPLPQPPPPPTPLPPAGGPAG from the coding sequence GTGGGCACGGGGCGGCGGGGGCGGCCGCAGCGGCCGCTCGACACCACCGTCCCGGCCCTGGCGGAGCTCGCGCGGGAACTGCGCGAGCTCCGTGCCGCGGCCGGGCTGACCCTGGACAACCTCTATGCCGTCACCCACTGGAGCAAGGGCGCGCTCAGCGCGGCCACCACCGGGCGGGACCTGCCGCGCTGGGAACTCGTCGAGGCGTGGGTGACCGCCTGCGATCCGGAGGCCAACCTCGACCTCTGGCAGGCCCGGCACCGTCGTGCCCGCGCGCAGTACGAGCGGACCCGCCTCGTCCTGCCCGCGGGCCGCCCGCCGGCCGGCCGTACGGCCCCCGGGCCGCGCGTGCCGGACAGCCCGGCCGGGCCCCGGCCCAGCTCGCTGGAACGGGACGCCTGGCGGACCCTCGCCCCCGACCGGCGGCCGTGGGGGGTCGCCGCCCATCCGGCCCCGATCCCGTTGCGCTTCACCACCGTCGGGCCCGACTTCACCGACACCGGATCCGACGCCGCCGACCTCACCGGCCACTACGACCAGATCGGGGAGATCTTCGCCCTCACCGGATCGCGGCGCCTGCTGGTCCTCGGCGACCGCGGCAGCGGCAAGACCCAACTGGCCCGCCATCTGGGCACCCGGCTGCTGACGGCGGACGGTGGCGGCGGCTCCGTGCCCGTGGTGCCCGTACTGGTGTCGCTGCGCGGATGGCGCCCCGAGCGCGGCCCGGACAGCCTGCTCGCCTGGATCGCCGACGCACTCACCGGCTGCACCACCGAGGACGTCCGGACCCTCCTCGGGCGGCACCGGCTGCTGCCCATCCTCGACGACTTCGACAGCCTGACCCTGCGTCAACGCGGCCGGGCGCTGTACACCTTCAACCAGCTGCCGCAGCAGGCCCCGTTCGTCCTCGTCAGCGGGTGGGCCGAGTTCACCCGGACCGTGGAGCAGACCGACACCGTCATCGCCGGGAGCGCCGGTGTCCGGCTGCTCCCCGTGGGCGTCGGCGACCTCGACGGCTGGATCCAGCGCAGCTCCCGCTCCCGTACGAAGGAGCAGGACTGGGCGCCGGTCCTGGCGGCGCTCGCCGACCGGCCGGACCTGCCGGCCGCCACCGTCCTCGCCGACCCGACGCTGGCCGGCGCGGCCAGACTGCTCTACACGGACGGCCGGGCGGTGCCCGCCGAGCTGGTGGAAGAGGGCGCCACCGCCGAGGCCCTCGAAATGCGGCTGGTCCAGCACCTCTTCGGCTCCTTCCCGCCGTACCGCCAGCACGGCGGCATCGGCGGACACCAGCTCCAGGAACAGCACCGCCACCAGGCGCTGCACCTGCTGGCCCGGCGGGAGCAGGAGGAGGAAGGACCCGTGGGCGACCTGCGGGTGCTGTACCGGGGGCGCCGTCCTTCCCGCCGCCGGGCCGGCGTCCAGGCGGCCCTGCTGTGTCTGCTGTCGTGGGTGTTCCTCAGTTTCGTGCAGGTGGGCGACAGCGCGAGCACGTACACCGCGGCCGGCTCCTCCTCCCCGGTCGAGTCGGCCATGCTCATCCCGGGAGCGGTCATCGGGGCAGGCTGGTACGTGTACTTGCGGCACCGGCTGGACTGCAGGGCAGGGCGGACGGACCCCCTCTGCCGGGTGCGGTCGTGGCTGTTGCGGAGCATCCCGGCCGGGGTGGCCCTGATCCTCGCGACGGCGGTCGGTCCCGGGGCGGATGCCGAACGGTTGTCCCTGGTCGTGGCCGCGGCACTGCTGGCGGGCGCGGTCTGGCTGGCCGAGCAGGCCTCGCGCCGGCCGGCGCCGCACTGGTTCCTGACCGAGCTGGCCGTCGTACCCGTGCTGTTGTTCGCGGTGCTGCCGGGGGACACCATCACGGCCCTGCCGGTGCTGCTGCCCGTCCTGCTGGGCGTCACGGTGACCGGGCACTGGCTGCGAGCGGTGCTGACCTCGCGCTTCGCCCTGTGGGGTCTGTACCCGGGGGTTCTGCTCGGTCTGCTCGCCGATGCGACGGACCCGGACGTCCTGCGGGCCGGGCGGGACGGCTGGTCCTTCACCCACCCTGCCGTGGCGCGGTGGTACCGGAAGGCCGCCGTCGCCTCGCCCGACGCGGAGAACACCGCGGAGCCGGTTCCGGTGCGCCGTGGCGGGTGGCCAGGACAGCCGGGACCCGTGCCGTCGGGACCGGTGCCGCCGTCGGGACCGGTCCCGTCGGGACCCCTGCCGCAGCCACCCCCGCCGCCGACCCCGCTCCCGCCCGCCGGAGGACCGGCGGGATGA
- a CDS encoding IclR family transcriptional regulator domain-containing protein: MKQPHLTHAARKTPEGRPAPAALESVHQALRVLEVVNRYSGGVNLTQIALETKLPQLVLARAVEQLIRAGLATPIGPDAYLAGHALLLADSVNGEGRGHLRETLAWVRDAVGAAVYVARYTDGEVSITQYADGPATPVVEEWVDFRAAAHASAVGKALLTQLDYDDRKDHLARHRLTRFTAHTLTSQQALFHQLDTRPPNAPLLDLQEYAIGTVCAAVPITAGPNAECVALSIPVPDPGRLKQAARILQSEAAAVLLALIVAGSTQPTARAPEDTVLSPTA, translated from the coding sequence CTGAAACAGCCACACCTCACCCACGCGGCCCGTAAGACCCCCGAAGGACGCCCGGCGCCCGCCGCGCTGGAATCCGTCCACCAGGCGCTGCGCGTCCTGGAAGTCGTCAACCGCTACTCGGGCGGGGTGAACCTGACCCAGATCGCCCTCGAGACGAAGCTGCCGCAGCTGGTCCTCGCGCGGGCCGTGGAACAGCTGATCCGCGCCGGCCTGGCCACCCCGATCGGACCGGACGCCTACCTCGCCGGCCACGCGCTCCTCCTGGCCGACTCGGTCAACGGAGAGGGCCGCGGGCATCTGCGCGAGACCCTCGCCTGGGTGCGGGACGCGGTCGGCGCCGCCGTCTACGTCGCCCGCTACACCGACGGAGAAGTCTCCATCACCCAGTACGCCGACGGCCCCGCCACCCCCGTGGTCGAGGAGTGGGTCGACTTCCGCGCCGCCGCCCACGCCTCCGCGGTGGGCAAGGCGCTGCTCACCCAGCTCGACTACGACGACAGGAAGGACCACCTGGCCCGCCACCGGCTCACCCGTTTCACCGCCCACACCCTCACCAGCCAGCAGGCCCTCTTCCACCAGCTCGACACCCGCCCGCCCAACGCCCCCCTCCTCGACCTGCAGGAGTACGCGATCGGCACGGTGTGCGCGGCGGTGCCGATCACCGCGGGCCCGAACGCGGAGTGCGTGGCCCTGTCCATCCCGGTCCCCGATCCCGGCCGGCTGAAGCAGGCCGCCCGGATCCTGCAGAGCGAGGCGGCCGCGGTCTTACTGGCCCTGATCGTCGCCGGGAGCACCCAGCCCACGGCACGCGCACCGGAGGACACCGTCCTCTCCCCGACCGCCTAG
- a CDS encoding RNA polymerase sigma factor — MSEGEFDPSGDQAVSSELAGVLPVEFTAFHSQQHRAYLRYAHLQLGNPKDAEEVVDDVFTFLLKVWRQALKEASLHGFAWAVLREHVERRLAVLGRQVAMVETAWFAALRRSSRERLELLESKLGLYAAIAGLSERQYDVVLLAFLLGNDSDTVARMMGITPATVRSHIRGARRTLSRKLGVDWIPGEEKDQ; from the coding sequence ATGAGCGAAGGCGAATTCGATCCATCGGGGGACCAGGCGGTCTCCAGCGAGCTGGCCGGAGTCCTTCCGGTGGAGTTCACCGCGTTCCACTCCCAGCAGCACCGTGCCTATCTGCGCTACGCCCACCTGCAGCTCGGGAACCCCAAGGACGCCGAGGAAGTCGTCGACGACGTGTTCACCTTCCTGCTGAAGGTGTGGCGCCAGGCGCTCAAGGAGGCGAGCCTCCACGGCTTCGCCTGGGCGGTGCTGCGCGAGCACGTCGAGAGACGGCTGGCGGTCCTGGGCCGGCAGGTGGCCATGGTGGAGACGGCGTGGTTCGCCGCGCTGCGCCGGTCCTCGAGGGAACGGCTGGAACTGCTGGAGTCGAAGCTCGGACTGTACGCGGCGATCGCGGGCCTGTCCGAACGACAGTACGACGTGGTGCTGCTGGCCTTCCTCCTCGGCAACGACTCCGACACCGTCGCGCGGATGATGGGGATCACCCCCGCGACGGTCCGCTCGCACATCCGCGGCGCACGCCGAACCCTGTCCCGCAAGCTCGGGGTCGACTGGATCCCCGGAGAGGAGAAGGACCAGTGA
- a CDS encoding monooxygenase: MRGGTVAVVGGSIAGCAVATAAARAGAGEVVVLERTRGRLEDRGVGLCIHDERAVELGASGALPAGIAAHRLERRRWVVRDDASGPGGRVVWEQPFPFHSYHWGLLWRGLRESVPASVVYRQGETVTGVGADGSAGAEVRLAGGSVERFDLVVGADGYRSVVREALCPRSRPHYAGYVCWRGNFDAALLAGPGGDAESVPEAVTTVCYAGGTCVVYRIPGPDGPRVNWVLYAPPPRDGGLRFDDPTSFPPGGLTPGLAGHLGALLEREFPPYWGRALALTAPADTFVQPIYDLETDRTAAGRLLLAGDAATVVRPHNTSGAAKALQDATAFADGWRRAGSFEELLRGYEDSRGAGGRELVALARRLGRAQVEETPSWAAMNGGGMAAWWQGQLAGAPGIGGRAMAP, translated from the coding sequence ATGCGGGGCGGAACGGTTGCGGTGGTCGGCGGAAGCATCGCGGGCTGCGCCGTCGCGACGGCGGCGGCGCGGGCGGGTGCCGGCGAGGTCGTGGTGCTGGAGCGCACGCGCGGACGGCTCGAGGACCGGGGCGTGGGCCTCTGCATCCACGACGAACGGGCCGTGGAGCTCGGCGCGAGCGGGGCACTGCCCGCGGGGATCGCGGCGCACCGGCTGGAGCGGCGCCGCTGGGTGGTGCGGGACGACGCCTCCGGGCCGGGCGGGCGGGTGGTGTGGGAGCAGCCGTTCCCCTTCCACTCCTACCACTGGGGACTGCTGTGGCGCGGGCTCCGGGAGTCGGTCCCGGCCTCGGTGGTCTACCGGCAGGGGGAGACGGTGACGGGCGTCGGGGCGGACGGGAGCGCGGGAGCCGAGGTGCGGCTCGCGGGCGGCTCCGTCGAGCGGTTCGACCTGGTCGTCGGCGCCGACGGGTACCGGTCGGTGGTGCGCGAGGCGCTCTGCCCGCGGTCCCGGCCGCACTACGCCGGGTACGTGTGCTGGCGCGGGAACTTCGACGCGGCCCTGCTGGCGGGGCCCGGCGGTGACGCGGAATCGGTGCCGGAGGCGGTGACCACGGTCTGCTACGCGGGCGGCACCTGTGTGGTCTACCGCATCCCCGGGCCGGACGGGCCGCGGGTGAACTGGGTGCTCTACGCCCCTCCGCCGCGGGACGGCGGGCTGCGCTTCGACGACCCGACGAGCTTCCCGCCGGGCGGTCTGACCCCCGGACTGGCGGGACATCTCGGCGCGTTGCTCGAACGGGAGTTTCCGCCGTACTGGGGACGGGCGCTCGCGCTGACGGCTCCGGCGGACACCTTCGTCCAGCCCATCTACGACCTGGAGACCGACCGCACCGCCGCGGGCCGGCTGCTGCTCGCGGGCGACGCGGCCACCGTCGTACGCCCCCACAACACGAGCGGGGCCGCCAAGGCCCTGCAGGACGCCACCGCCTTCGCCGACGGGTGGCGCCGCGCCGGGTCGTTCGAGGAGCTGCTGCGCGGCTACGAGGACTCCCGCGGGGCGGGCGGACGGGAGCTGGTCGCGCTGGCCCGCCGGCTGGGCCGGGCCCAGGTCGAGGAGACCCCGTCCTGGGCGGCCATGAACGGCGGCGGGATGGCGGCGTGGTGGCAGGGCCAGCTCGCCGGGGCCCCCGGCATCGGGGGCCGGGCGATGGCCCCGTAG
- a CDS encoding response regulator transcription factor: MRVLVVEDERRLAVALQRGLQSEGFSVDVAHDGPQGLWLATEHDYDLIVLDIMLPGLNGYRVCSKLRAAGNESGILMLTAKDGEYDEAEALDTGADDFLSKPFSYLVLVARLRALGRRTGRRRPQVMRFGDLVLDPARHSCSRGGTEIRLTAREFAVLEYLARRSGEVVPKRDILEQVWDSAFDGDPNVVEVHVSAVRRKIDAPFGRAALETVRGAGYRLAVDGG; encoded by the coding sequence ATGCGCGTACTGGTGGTAGAGGACGAACGACGGCTGGCCGTGGCCCTGCAGCGGGGGCTCCAGTCGGAGGGGTTCTCGGTGGACGTGGCCCACGACGGGCCCCAGGGCCTGTGGCTGGCCACCGAGCACGACTACGACCTGATCGTGCTCGACATCATGCTGCCCGGACTGAACGGCTACCGGGTCTGCTCGAAGCTGCGCGCCGCCGGCAACGAGTCGGGGATCCTGATGCTCACGGCCAAGGACGGGGAGTACGACGAGGCGGAGGCCCTGGACACCGGCGCCGACGACTTCCTGTCCAAGCCGTTCTCCTACCTCGTCCTGGTCGCCCGGCTCCGCGCGCTCGGGCGGCGTACGGGCCGCAGGCGCCCGCAGGTGATGAGGTTCGGCGACCTGGTGCTCGACCCGGCCCGCCACTCCTGTTCCCGTGGCGGCACGGAGATCCGGCTGACCGCACGGGAGTTCGCGGTGCTGGAGTACCTGGCCCGGCGCTCCGGCGAGGTGGTGCCCAAGCGGGACATACTGGAACAGGTGTGGGACAGTGCCTTCGACGGCGATCCCAACGTCGTCGAGGTCCACGTCAGCGCCGTACGCCGCAAGATCGACGCTCCCTTCGGCCGCGCCGCGCTGGAGACCGTGCGGGGTGCCGGGTACCGGCTGGCGGTCGACGGTGGCTGA